In a single window of the Leptospira sanjuanensis genome:
- a CDS encoding phage neck terminator protein yields MNFESIQSAMDKMIEEIKKPDPPIPMILADQTSLPSSYPYGVYKILELNQDSFGSASRRIESVDSAHYKETSRITQSISLNVKFLHDSSITSCWELSEKAMSWFDSKEGMIECESFSIIPVLISPKIQDQTVLTASLTYEYRTSFDIIFKLRKYSEKQGESTASAPTVEYQEEA; encoded by the coding sequence ATGAATTTTGAATCCATTCAATCGGCGATGGACAAGATGATCGAGGAGATCAAAAAACCCGATCCACCGATCCCTATGATTCTCGCCGATCAAACTTCTCTTCCTTCTTCTTATCCGTACGGAGTTTATAAAATTTTAGAATTGAATCAGGATTCTTTCGGCAGCGCGTCGAGACGGATCGAATCGGTCGATTCTGCGCATTATAAGGAAACTTCGCGGATTACTCAATCAATTTCGCTTAACGTTAAATTTCTGCACGATTCTTCGATCACGAGTTGTTGGGAGCTTTCGGAAAAGGCGATGAGTTGGTTCGATTCGAAAGAAGGAATGATCGAATGCGAATCGTTTTCGATCATTCCGGTTTTGATCTCTCCGAAGATTCAGGATCAAACCGTTTTAACCGCGAGCTTGACGTACGAGTATAGAACGAGCTTCGACATCATTTTTAAATTAAGAAAGTACAGCGAAAAGCAAGGCGAATCGACCGCAAGCGCACCAACGGTTGAATATCAGGAGGAAGCATGA